From a region of the Candidatus Eisenbacteria bacterium genome:
- a CDS encoding VOC family protein, protein MSYAVQSIDHVEVFVRSIPDAIRWYGAVLGLTETARWDPDPVMIGRGGTQLALFQARVGAADSVEKHEPPPCRWHRVAWRTDRAGLEAAQAHLAALGIAFRGPVDHDPTWSIYFQDPDGNPLEITCPSR, encoded by the coding sequence ATGAGCTACGCGGTGCAGTCCATCGATCACGTCGAGGTGTTCGTCCGCTCCATCCCGGACGCGATCCGCTGGTACGGAGCGGTCCTGGGCCTCACGGAAACCGCCCGGTGGGATCCGGACCCGGTGATGATCGGCCGGGGCGGAACGCAGCTCGCGCTCTTCCAGGCGAGGGTAGGAGCCGCGGACTCCGTCGAGAAGCACGAGCCGCCGCCGTGCCGGTGGCACCGCGTGGCATGGAGGACCGATCGCGCGGGACTCGAGGCGGCGCAGGCGCATCTCGCCGCGCTGGGAATCGCCTTCCGGGGGCCGGTGGACCACGATCCGACCTGGTCGATCTACTTCCAGGACCCGGACGGGAATCCGCTCGAGATCACCTGCCCGTCGCGCTGA